In Nitrospirota bacterium, the DNA window CAGGAGGCCGGGTGACGCGCAAGGACATTCTGGACTTCGTCGCGCAGCACGGAGCGCCAAGCGAAGCCGCAACCTCTGACGTTTCACGTCTCCCGTCTCACGAGGAAGTCTTACCCCTCACCGCCATGCGCAAGACCATCGCCGAGCGGATGGTCAAGAGCCGCCAGACCTCGGCCCACGTCGCCACGTTTTTCGAGGCGGACTTTTCCGGGATCGCCAAGTTCCGCGAGGGCCGCGGGCTGACCTACCTGCCCTTCGTGATCCATGCCGTGGCCCGCGCATTGAAGGCCGTGCCGATCCTGAACTCCTCCTGGGGCGATCAGGGCATCGTCCTGAAGAGGGACATCCACGTCGGGATCGCCGTGGCCCTGGAGGAGGGGCTCCTCGTGCCGGTCGTCCGGCAGGCCGACCGCAAGGGCCTGACCCAACTGGCCAAGGAAGCGGCCGACCTGGCCGAGCGGGCGAGGAGCAAGAAACTGAACCCGGAGGAAGTCCAGGGCGGGACCTTCACGATCACGAACCACGGAGGCGGCGGCAGCCTCTTCAGCACGCCGATCATCCACCAGCCCCAGATCGCGATCCTGGGCGTCGGCGCCGTGCAGAAGCGGCCGGTCGCGGTCAACGACGCGATCGCCATCCGGCCCATGTGTTACCTGAGCCTCTCCTTCGACCACCGCGTCATTGACGGGGCGACGGCCGACCAGTTCCTGTCGAAGGTCAAGTCGTATTTGGAACAGAGTGACTGGG includes these proteins:
- a CDS encoding dihydrolipoamide acetyltransferase family protein, which produces MPDIIMPQLGESIAEGTVVKWLIRPGGRVEKDQSLLEVETDKVSLEIPSPASGILTETLVKEGQTVPIGTVLARLDSEAPTEVVNRVGGVVVRPMPQGEGPEHYSPAVRQLAKEHGVDLSLVKGTGAGGRVTRKDILDFVAQHGAPSEAATSDVSRLPSHEEVLPLTAMRKTIAERMVKSRQTSAHVATFFEADFSGIAKFREGRGLTYLPFVIHAVARALKAVPILNSSWGDQGIVLKRDIHVGIAVALEEGLLVPVVRQADRKGLTQLAKEAADLAERARSKKLNPEEVQGGTFTITNHGGGGSLFSTPIIHQPQIAILGVGAVQKRPVAVNDAIAIRPMCYLSLSFDHRVIDGATADQFLSKVKSYLEQSDWEQYV